One region of Triticum aestivum cultivar Chinese Spring chromosome 6B, IWGSC CS RefSeq v2.1, whole genome shotgun sequence genomic DNA includes:
- the LOC123136619 gene encoding serine/threonine-protein kinase STY13 produces MAEGARFHGMVGGGGKGMQENEFNGFFSMPYYQKIGEGSHMSVDSTDNYNLAGGSVTMSVDNSSVGSNESRTVILKHPGLRDAPTASYSVGNSVFRPNRVAAHTLNEDALARVLMDPNHPTEILSKYQQWAIDLGRLDMGVPFAQGAFGKLYRGTYIGEDVAIKLLEKPENDMERAQSLEQQFVQEVMMLSTLRHPNIVRFIGACRKSIVWCIITEYAKGGSVRQFLAKRQNKSVPLRLAVKQALDVARGMAYVHALGFIHRDLKSDNLLIAADRSIKIADFGVARIEVKTEGMTPETGTYRWMAPEMIQHRPYDHKVDVYSFGIVLWELITGMLPFTNMTAVQAAFAVVNKGARPAIPHDCLPSLTHIMTRCWDANPEVRPPFTEIVCMLENAEMEVVSHVRKARFRCCVAEPMTTD; encoded by the exons ATGGCTGAAGGGGCAAGGTTTCATGGCATGGTTGGCGGTGGCGGCAAGGGGATGCAAGAGAACGAGTTCAATGGCTTCTTCAGCATGCCCTACTATCAGAAAATTGGGGAGGGCTCCCACATGTCTGTCGACAGCACTGACAACTACAACCTCGCCGGTGGCTCCGTTACCATGTCAGTGGACAACAGCAGCGTGGGCTCGAACGAGTCCCGTACCGTCATACTAAAGCACCCGGGCCTCCGTGATGCCCCAACCGCAAGCTATTCGGTTGGCAACAGTGTCTTTCGTCCCAACCGTGTGGCTGCGCACACCCTAAATGAAGATGCATTGGCCAGGGTTCTGATGGACCCGAATCATCCAACAGAGATACTTAGCAAGTACCAGCAGTGGGCCATTGATCTGGGGAGGTTGGATATGGGGGTTCCCTTTGCACAGGGAGCCTTTGGGAAGCTGTACCGGGGAACATATATTGGAGAAGATGTTGCCATTAAGCTGCTGGAGAAGCCTGAGAATGATATGGAGAGAGCACAATCGTTGGAACAGCAGTTTGTGCAAGAAGTTATGATGTTATCTACCCTAAGGCACCCAAATATAGTAAGATTTATAGGGGCTTGCAGGAAGTCAATTGTGTGGTGCATTATTACTGAGTATGCAAAAGGTGGCTCAGTCAGGCAGTTCCTGGCAAAAAGGCAGAACAAGTCGGTACCTTTGAGGCTGGCTGTCAAACAAGCATTGGATGTAGCGAGGGGAATGGCGTATGTGCATGCTTTGGGATTTATCCACAGGGACCTGAAGTCGGATAATCTTCTAATTGCAGCAGACAGATCCATTAAGATTGCTGACTTTGGTGTTGCTCGAATTGAAGTGAAAACAGAGGGGATGACACCAGAGACAGGAACCTACCGCTGGATGGCACC GGAAATGATCCAGCACAGGCCTTATGATCATAAAGTTGATGTCTATAGCTTCGGGATCGTTTTGTGGGAGCTTATAACTGGCATGCTTCCTTTCACAAACATGACAGCTGTTCAGGCGGCTTTTGCTGTTGTAAATAAGGGTGCTCGTCCAGCAATCCCACATGACTGCCTGCCTTCCCTAACCCACATCATGACGCGCTGTTGGGATGCAAACCCTGAAGTTCGCCCACCATTCACCGAGATCGTCTGCATGCTTGAGAACGCCGAGATGGAGGTCGTGAGCCATGTCCGTAAAGCACGCTTCCGCTGCTGCGTCGCTGAACCCATGACCACCGACTGA
- the LOC123136620 gene encoding squamosa promoter-binding-like protein 4 — MEWTAPKSTPLSPPHLLWDWGDAAAPGSSGEAAGRRGKEKRARGEGAGGGGGGGGGGVRCQVEGCGVELRDAKEYHRKHRVCEAHTKSPRVVVAGQERRFCQQCSRFHGLSEFDQKKRSCRRRLSDHNARRRKPQPDAFSFAPARLPSSLMFDDRRQISFVWNKDPLSHGRPFPCSPWDSPSDFKLPQVKEIREVSINGQVHFDKSHLPNAVPALSHDIPELLPMKGPDASVTASKLGGAPDLQRALSLLSASSCGLPDPVQQASCLVQFTGASQNSRGPSPHGGSPPSVSCAEGQPMAPSPQFVRFTMDGASSGYESTFFGVNRMN; from the exons ATGGAGTGGACGGCCCCGAAGTCCACCCCGCTCTCCCCGCCCCACCTCCTCTGGGACTGGGGCGACGCCGCCGCGCCGGGctcctccggcgaggcggcggggaggcgcgggaaGGAGAAGCGGGCcaggggggagggggccggcggaggaggaggaggaggaggagggggcgtgaGGTGCCAGGTGGAGGGCTGCGGGGTCGAGCTCCGCGACGCGAAGGAGTACCACCGGAAGCACCGGGTCTGCGAGGCCCACACCAAGTCCCCccgcgtcgtcgtcgccggccaggAGCGCCGCTTCTGCCAGCAGTGCAGCCG GTTCCATGGGCTGTCGGAGTTCGACCAGAAGAAGAGGAGCTGCCGGAGGCGACTGTCCGATCACAATGCTCGGCGCCGGAAGCCACAGCCGGACGCATTCTCCTTTGCACCGGCAAGGCTCCCGTCGTCATTGATGTTTG ATGATAGACGGCAAATAAGTTTTGTCTGGAATAAAGATCCACTTAGTCATGGAAGGCCTTTCCCATGTTCTCCATGGGACAGCCCATCTGACTTCAAGCTCCCGCAAGTGAAGGAAATAAGAGAAGTATCAATCAATGGGCAAGTTCATTTTGATAAATCTCATCTACCCAATGCTGTTCCAGCACTGAGTCATGACATACCTGAGCTGCTACCAATGAAAG GTCCGGACGCATCTGTAACCGCTTCGAAATTAGGTGGAGCACCGGATCTTCAGCGTGCTCTCTCTCTTCTGTCAGCTAGTTCTTGTGGATTACCTGATCCTGTACAGCAAGCATCTTGTCTCGTCCAATTCACTGGTGCTAGCCAAAACAGCCGGGGCCCTTCACCACATGGAGGTAGCCCTCCGTCGGTGTCCTGTGCCGAAGGACAGCCCATGGCGCCATCGCCTCAGTTTGTCCGTTTCACCATGGACGGCGCCAGCAGTGGCTATGAATCCACTTTCTTCGGCGTAAACCGGATGAATTGA